The Paraburkholderia bonniea genome includes a window with the following:
- a CDS encoding PhzF family phenazine biosynthesis protein: MPAFTNVRFKQVDVFSSTPFKGNPLAVVFDADGLTSVQMQAIANWTNLSETAFLSKPTDPQADYRVRIFTTVAELPFAGHPTLGAAHALLESGYQPKQAGKLVQQCGAGLVDLALQDNGDWAFSAPRADVTALPPTEYDALALALNSDQLDLSAMPCAVDNGASWLVVRMKSAQACLTLTPESLELARITARVNAHGIALYGPHEADGPATFEMRCLLTGTHAGPTGLLEDPVTGSANAALAGLLAALGKAPGTQYTVRQGTALGRAGNVTVRYEKNSPVIWVSGPAVTIVDGTFKCPVAKSL; encoded by the coding sequence ATGCCAGCCTTTACAAACGTGCGTTTTAAACAGGTCGATGTTTTTAGCTCGACTCCGTTCAAGGGCAACCCGCTCGCCGTCGTGTTCGATGCAGATGGCCTGACTTCCGTGCAGATGCAAGCCATCGCCAACTGGACCAATCTGTCCGAAACGGCGTTCCTGTCCAAACCTACCGATCCGCAAGCGGATTATCGTGTGCGCATCTTCACCACCGTCGCCGAGTTGCCGTTTGCTGGCCACCCCACGTTGGGCGCGGCCCATGCGCTGCTCGAAAGCGGCTATCAGCCAAAGCAGGCAGGCAAGCTGGTCCAGCAATGTGGCGCGGGGCTAGTCGATCTTGCCCTGCAAGACAATGGCGACTGGGCCTTCAGCGCGCCCCGGGCTGATGTCACTGCGTTGCCGCCTACCGAATACGACGCCCTCGCTCTCGCGCTGAACAGCGATCAGCTTGATCTCAGCGCCATGCCATGCGCCGTGGATAACGGGGCCTCCTGGCTCGTGGTGCGGATGAAATCAGCTCAGGCCTGCCTGACGCTCACGCCCGAGTCGCTTGAACTCGCCCGCATCACTGCTCGTGTCAATGCGCATGGCATCGCGTTGTACGGCCCGCATGAAGCCGATGGTCCGGCAACGTTCGAGATGCGCTGCCTGCTAACCGGCACCCACGCAGGGCCAACAGGGTTGCTGGAAGACCCGGTCACTGGCAGCGCCAACGCCGCACTGGCTGGCTTGCTCGCGGCGCTCGGCAAAGCCCCCGGCACGCAGTACACCGTGCGGCAGGGCACCGCGCTGGGCCGCGCAGGCAACGTCACCGTGCGCTATGAAAAGAACAGCCCGGTCATCTGGGTCAGCGGCCCAGCGGTGACCATCGTCGATGGCACATTCAAGTGCCCTGTGGCGAAATCGCTCTAA
- a CDS encoding tetratricopeptide repeat protein, which produces MSQLMSPEARPVATQPVDPVFRVWSLLREQGFDAAVHYVEALDLNTETLQLRADLQASNERFENAYQYASLTQSEMLPTERYARLALFADGLGQTARAREYSEKAVDGVALDVSAAWLVRLGDECGAHSAAVHLLRALQAQMPGDARMPWWLSQTLARLPQDDAIQAERDEALERAYALNPTLHPSLPLQLVLMHRQQHDWPTVERICREVLAREPSNTELSWQLSHAQWQCGDAASAETTMADAYLLAPENGAAIAAIALYQIEQANYLDAEATLNVALALNPDDSLAAIDLAELELRRDDWEEGWPRYEARLARTDREDDNAVTLMTRRYKTWQGEPLAGKILIVYSEQGSGDDIQMVRFVPKLADQVRRAGGRLVLACRRSLRELFTRFYEDCVALEDGLPGRPDYSLPIMSLPLFLELRPDDVQGRAYLMTDSRKAKTWRNLVRAEGASKKLLHVGLVWSGSPTHRRDLQRSIPLNQLEPLFSVPDVMYYVLTPGREYEVTLLQQKDYPVQDLTPNYRYAFDDVAAHLGALDMLVTIDSAPLHLGGALGVPVLALLDHVSHWCWGTAQTQRWYDSVELLRQPQPGEWAPVLEQAKGYVQALRDARQQMKPSAGN; this is translated from the coding sequence ATGTCCCAGCTAATGTCACCAGAAGCCCGACCTGTTGCAACCCAGCCGGTCGATCCGGTCTTCCGTGTCTGGTCGCTCCTGAGGGAGCAAGGTTTCGACGCGGCCGTGCACTACGTCGAAGCACTGGATCTCAACACCGAAACGCTGCAGCTTCGCGCTGATCTTCAGGCAAGCAATGAGCGTTTTGAAAATGCTTACCAGTACGCGTCACTGACTCAGAGCGAGATGTTGCCGACCGAGCGTTATGCGCGGCTGGCGCTGTTTGCCGATGGTTTAGGCCAGACAGCGAGGGCGCGTGAATACAGCGAAAAAGCCGTAGATGGCGTCGCGCTTGATGTGAGCGCTGCATGGCTGGTTCGTCTGGGTGACGAGTGCGGCGCTCACTCTGCCGCAGTGCACCTGCTGCGAGCGTTGCAGGCGCAAATGCCGGGTGATGCGCGCATGCCGTGGTGGTTGTCGCAAACGCTGGCCAGACTGCCGCAAGACGATGCCATTCAGGCTGAACGCGATGAAGCGCTGGAGCGCGCTTACGCACTTAACCCGACGCTTCATCCATCCTTGCCGTTGCAACTGGTGCTGATGCATCGCCAGCAGCATGACTGGCCAACGGTAGAGCGGATTTGCCGTGAAGTGCTCGCGCGCGAGCCCAGCAATACCGAGCTCTCCTGGCAGCTCAGCCATGCGCAATGGCAATGCGGTGACGCGGCGAGCGCTGAAACCACGATGGCGGATGCCTATCTGCTGGCACCAGAGAATGGCGCAGCAATCGCAGCGATTGCGCTCTATCAGATTGAACAAGCTAATTATCTGGATGCCGAAGCTACGCTAAATGTCGCACTTGCACTGAATCCTGACGACAGTTTGGCCGCCATAGATCTGGCTGAACTTGAGTTGCGGCGCGACGACTGGGAAGAGGGCTGGCCGCGCTATGAGGCACGACTGGCACGCACTGACCGTGAAGATGACAACGCGGTCACGCTGATGACACGCCGTTACAAAACATGGCAGGGCGAACCGCTCGCGGGCAAGATCCTGATCGTGTATAGCGAACAGGGCAGTGGTGACGATATCCAGATGGTGCGTTTCGTGCCAAAACTGGCAGACCAGGTGCGCCGTGCCGGAGGGCGTTTGGTACTGGCATGCCGGCGTTCGCTGCGCGAGCTGTTTACGCGTTTTTATGAAGACTGCGTGGCACTGGAAGATGGCTTGCCTGGCCGCCCTGATTACAGCTTGCCGATCATGAGTTTGCCGCTTTTCCTCGAATTGCGGCCTGATGATGTCCAAGGGCGCGCCTATTTGATGACGGACTCGCGCAAAGCGAAGACGTGGCGAAATCTGGTCAGGGCAGAAGGTGCCAGCAAAAAATTGCTCCATGTCGGGTTGGTCTGGTCAGGTTCGCCGACGCATCGGCGCGATCTGCAGCGTTCAATTCCGCTGAACCAGCTTGAACCGTTGTTCAGCGTTCCCGATGTGATGTATTACGTGCTGACACCGGGGCGCGAGTACGAGGTCACGCTGCTCCAGCAAAAGGATTACCCGGTGCAGGATTTGACGCCGAACTATCGCTATGCCTTCGACGATGTGGCAGCTCATCTGGGTGCGCTGGATATGCTGGTTACGATTGATAGCGCGCCGCTGCATCTGGGAGGGGCGCTAGGGGTTCCGGTGCTGGCGTTGCTCGATCATGTGTCGCACTGGTGCTGGGGTACGGCGCAGACGCAGCGCTGGTATGACTCCGTTGAGCTATTGCGGCAGCCGCAGCCGGGCGAATGGGCACCGGTGCTTGAGCAGGCAAAAGGCTATGTGCAGGCGTTGCGTGACGCGCGTCAGCAGATGAAGCCCTCCGCGGGAAATTAA
- a CDS encoding RidA family protein — protein MTEAHVNIYDRLEQLGIELPNASAPAAAYVMSAQSGNTVYLSGHIAKRDGKVWAGKLGASLDTEEGKAAARAIAIDLIATLHNHLGDLNRVTRIVKLMSLVNSTSEFTEQHLVTNGASELVAEVFGERGKHARSAFGVAQIPLGACVEIEMIAEVK, from the coding sequence ATGACCGAAGCTCATGTGAATATTTACGACCGTCTCGAACAACTCGGCATCGAGCTGCCCAACGCCAGCGCTCCGGCTGCCGCTTATGTGATGAGCGCGCAAAGCGGGAATACGGTGTATTTGTCAGGCCATATCGCCAAGCGCGACGGCAAGGTCTGGGCCGGGAAACTCGGTGCCTCGCTGGACACCGAAGAAGGCAAGGCAGCGGCACGGGCCATCGCCATCGACCTGATCGCCACGCTGCACAACCATCTTGGCGACCTGAACCGGGTCACACGCATCGTCAAGCTAATGAGCCTGGTGAATTCAACCTCTGAGTTCACCGAACAACATCTGGTCACCAATGGTGCTTCCGAGCTTGTCGCGGAGGTGTTCGGCGAACGTGGCAAACATGCCCGTTCAGCGTTCGGCGTCGCACAAATTCCACTCGGTGCGTGCGTAGAGATTGAAATGATCGCGGAAGTCAAATAA
- the htpG gene encoding molecular chaperone HtpG, whose amino-acid sequence MAQETMSFQAEVKQLLHLMIHSLYSNKEIFLRELISNASDAADKLRFEAIENSALYEGQPDLRIRVSYDKTARTITLDDNGIGMSRDEAIANLGTIARSGTKEFFGKLSGDQQKDAALIGQFGVGFYSGFIVAERITVETRRAGLPASEGVRWESAGEGDFAVETIERAARGTTITLHLRADEDELLSSHRLRSIIQKYSDHVALPILMQKEEWDAEQGAMVARDEDETINQASALWTRSKNDISDEQYQQFYQHLAHDHQNPLAWTHNRVEGRSEYTQLLYVPAHAPFDMWNRDHRGGLKLYVKRVFIMDEAEQLLPGYLRFVKGVVDSSDLPLNVSREILQESRDVKAIREGVTKRVLSMLEELASKPAVAASAEAGDEADKAAPYPSFWSEFGQVLKEGIGEDTANRERIAKLLRFASTHQDTPEQTVALADYVARMKPEQSKIYYVTADTWQAASHSPHLEVFRKKGVEVLLLTDRVDEWMLSFFTEFDGKPLQSVARGDLDLGALNDEEKAAQEKVGETLKPLVEKMKEALRDKAKDVRLTFRLTDSPSCLIADDGDMSGYLQRMLKAAGQQAPAMLPILEVNPEHALVKGLQVDGAQFDDWCHLLFDQAMLAEGGALEDPASFVRRTNALLLAR is encoded by the coding sequence ATGGCACAAGAAACCATGAGTTTTCAGGCAGAAGTGAAACAGCTTCTGCACCTGATGATCCATTCGCTGTACAGCAATAAAGAAATTTTCCTGCGCGAGCTGATTTCGAATGCCTCCGATGCGGCTGACAAGCTGCGTTTCGAAGCTATCGAAAACAGTGCGCTCTATGAAGGTCAGCCGGATTTGCGGATTCGCGTGTCCTACGACAAAACCGCTCGCACTATCACGCTGGATGACAACGGCATCGGCATGAGCCGCGATGAAGCGATTGCCAATCTGGGCACGATTGCGCGCTCGGGCACAAAAGAATTTTTCGGCAAGCTCTCGGGCGATCAGCAAAAAGATGCGGCACTGATTGGCCAGTTTGGCGTGGGCTTTTATTCCGGCTTTATCGTCGCCGAGCGCATCACGGTCGAAACCCGCCGCGCCGGTCTGCCCGCAAGCGAAGGTGTGCGTTGGGAAAGCGCCGGTGAGGGCGATTTTGCGGTGGAGACGATCGAGCGTGCGGCACGCGGCACCACGATCACCCTGCATCTGCGCGCCGACGAAGACGAGTTGCTGTCATCGCACCGTCTGCGCTCGATCATTCAAAAGTATTCGGATCACGTTGCACTGCCGATCCTGATGCAAAAGGAAGAGTGGGATGCGGAACAGGGCGCGATGGTGGCACGCGATGAAGACGAAACCATCAATCAGGCTAGCGCGCTGTGGACCCGTTCGAAGAACGACATCAGCGATGAGCAATACCAGCAGTTCTACCAGCACCTCGCGCACGATCACCAGAATCCGCTGGCATGGACCCATAACCGCGTCGAAGGCCGCAGCGAATACACCCAGTTGCTGTATGTCCCGGCTCATGCGCCATTCGACATGTGGAACCGTGACCACCGTGGCGGACTGAAGCTATACGTGAAGCGCGTGTTCATCATGGACGAAGCTGAGCAACTGCTGCCTGGCTACCTGCGTTTCGTAAAGGGCGTGGTGGATTCGAGCGATTTGCCGCTGAACGTGTCGCGTGAAATTTTGCAGGAAAGCCGTGACGTCAAAGCGATTCGTGAAGGCGTGACAAAGCGTGTGCTGTCGATGCTTGAAGAACTGGCCAGCAAGCCAGCGGTTGCTGCGAGCGCTGAGGCAGGAGATGAGGCAGATAAAGCCGCACCATATCCATCGTTCTGGAGTGAGTTTGGCCAGGTGCTGAAAGAAGGCATCGGCGAAGACACGGCGAACCGCGAACGGATCGCCAAACTGCTGCGCTTTGCTTCGACGCATCAAGACACGCCTGAGCAAACCGTCGCGCTGGCCGATTACGTGGCACGGATGAAACCGGAGCAAAGCAAGATTTACTACGTGACCGCTGACACCTGGCAGGCCGCATCGCATAGCCCGCACCTTGAGGTATTCCGCAAGAAAGGTGTGGAAGTGCTGTTGCTGACCGATCGCGTAGATGAATGGATGCTGTCGTTCTTCACCGAATTCGATGGCAAGCCGCTGCAAAGCGTAGCCCGTGGCGACCTGGATCTTGGTGCGTTGAATGACGAAGAAAAAGCCGCACAGGAGAAGGTTGGAGAAACGCTCAAGCCGCTCGTTGAAAAGATGAAAGAAGCGCTGCGCGACAAGGCTAAGGACGTGCGTCTGACATTCCGTTTGACCGATTCGCCCTCATGCCTGATTGCTGATGACGGTGACATGAGCGGCTATTTGCAACGCATGCTCAAGGCCGCTGGCCAGCAGGCACCCGCGATGCTGCCGATTCTGGAAGTCAATCCGGAACATGCACTGGTGAAGGGCTTGCAAGTCGATGGCGCACAGTTTGATGACTGGTGCCATTTGCTGTTCGATCAGGCGATGCTGGCAGAGGGCGGCGCACTGGAAGATCCGGCGAGTTTTGTACGGCGCACGAATGCGCTGTTGCTAGCGCGGTAA
- a CDS encoding DMT family transporter, whose translation MNSRESQGMFLGLIGVMIFSLTLPMTRIVVMEFHPLLNGLGRALVAALPAAALLAWRRERWPTWPQIKSLAVISLGVIIAYPVFSAWAMKTVPASHGAVVNGLQPLCVALYAAWLSHERPSRGFWLSAIAGSAIVVGFALYSGDGTLRAGDLLMLVAVGIGALGYAEGARLARQIGGWQVICWALVLSAPFLLLPVGWLGWQHHLQHPQPVALKTWLAFGYVTLFSQFIGFFAWYAGLAMGGIARVGQVQLLQIFFTMAFSALFFGESVASSTWLFAAAVVMTVVLGRKTSIRVAPQPVRSA comes from the coding sequence ATGAATTCGCGTGAATCCCAGGGCATGTTCCTTGGCCTCATCGGGGTGATGATCTTCAGTCTGACCTTGCCCATGACTCGCATCGTCGTGATGGAATTCCATCCGCTGCTCAATGGCCTTGGCCGGGCGCTGGTCGCGGCGCTCCCCGCCGCCGCGTTGCTGGCGTGGCGGCGTGAACGCTGGCCGACATGGCCGCAGATTAAGAGCCTCGCCGTGATTTCGCTGGGTGTCATCATCGCGTACCCGGTGTTTTCCGCCTGGGCCATGAAAACCGTGCCCGCTTCGCATGGTGCCGTCGTCAACGGTTTGCAGCCACTGTGCGTGGCGCTCTATGCCGCGTGGCTGTCGCATGAGCGGCCCTCCAGAGGGTTCTGGCTCAGTGCTATTGCGGGCAGCGCGATTGTGGTCGGCTTCGCTCTGTACAGCGGGGACGGCACGTTGCGAGCGGGTGACCTGCTGATGCTGGTAGCCGTGGGCATCGGCGCGCTCGGGTATGCAGAAGGCGCGCGGCTCGCACGTCAGATTGGCGGCTGGCAGGTGATCTGCTGGGCCCTTGTGCTGTCCGCCCCGTTTTTACTGCTGCCCGTTGGCTGGCTAGGCTGGCAGCATCATCTGCAACATCCGCAACCGGTCGCCCTGAAAACCTGGCTAGCGTTCGGCTACGTCACGCTGTTCTCGCAGTTCATCGGTTTTTTCGCGTGGTATGCCGGGCTGGCAATGGGGGGCATTGCGCGCGTGGGCCAAGTGCAGTTGCTGCAGATCTTCTTCACGATGGCTTTTTCCGCGCTGTTCTTCGGCGAAAGCGTCGCCTCGTCCACATGGTTATTTGCTGCGGCGGTGGTGATGACGGTGGTGCTGGGCCGCAAGACCAGCATTCGCGTCGCGCCTCAACCCGTTCGCAGCGCATAG
- a CDS encoding PLP-dependent aminotransferase family protein produces MTQPDFSAALPWQLSERARKLTSSAIREILKITERPEVISFAGGLPAPATFPVEQMRVAAERILREDASAALQYSATEGYLPLREWIARRYSSGGAQIRASQVLITTGSQQALDLLGKVLICPGSPVLVETPTYLGALQSFSMYEPRYVQVPTDDDGLIVSALTPELTAGARLLYAQPNFQNPTGRRLPLARRKALAELAQHAAFPVIEDDPYGALDYAGEPLPTMLSMAPERIVHLGSFSKVLAPGLRIGYIIAPEALQFKLVQAKQATDLHTPSFTQRIVHEVVKDGFLDTHVPAIRALYRDQCAAMLAALERYMPAGVSWNRPEGGMFVWVSLPGSIDSMALLEEAVAHNVAFVPGGPFYASEAQASTLRLSFVTVPPAQIDDGVARLAKLIQARL; encoded by the coding sequence ATGACTCAACCCGATTTTTCTGCAGCTCTTCCGTGGCAGTTGTCTGAACGCGCTCGCAAGCTGACCAGCTCAGCGATTCGTGAAATTCTGAAAATTACCGAGCGGCCCGAAGTCATCTCGTTTGCAGGCGGTCTGCCCGCACCCGCCACCTTTCCGGTTGAGCAAATGCGCGTCGCCGCCGAACGCATCCTGCGCGAAGACGCTAGCGCCGCCTTGCAATACAGCGCCACCGAAGGCTATCTGCCACTACGTGAATGGATCGCCAGGCGTTATTCAAGCGGAGGCGCGCAAATTCGCGCCAGCCAGGTGCTTATCACCACCGGCTCACAACAGGCGCTCGATCTGCTCGGCAAGGTGCTGATCTGTCCGGGCAGCCCTGTGCTGGTCGAAACCCCGACTTATCTAGGCGCGCTGCAATCGTTTTCGATGTACGAACCGCGCTATGTGCAAGTGCCCACCGATGACGACGGCCTGATCGTGTCAGCCCTCACACCGGAACTCACCGCCGGGGCGCGGCTGCTGTACGCACAACCCAACTTCCAGAATCCAACCGGCCGGCGCTTGCCGCTCGCGCGCCGCAAGGCGTTAGCTGAACTAGCCCAGCATGCTGCCTTCCCGGTCATCGAAGACGACCCCTATGGCGCGCTCGACTACGCGGGCGAACCATTGCCTACGATGCTTTCGATGGCACCGGAGCGGATCGTGCATCTGGGCTCATTTTCGAAAGTGCTCGCGCCAGGCTTACGGATTGGCTACATCATTGCACCCGAAGCTTTGCAGTTCAAACTAGTGCAAGCCAAACAAGCCACTGATCTCCACACCCCCAGCTTTACCCAGCGCATCGTGCATGAGGTCGTCAAAGATGGCTTTCTCGATACCCATGTGCCCGCGATCCGGGCGCTCTACCGCGACCAGTGCGCCGCGATGCTGGCCGCGCTCGAACGCTACATGCCAGCTGGCGTGAGCTGGAACCGGCCAGAGGGCGGCATGTTCGTGTGGGTCTCGCTGCCAGGGTCGATCGACAGCATGGCGTTACTCGAAGAGGCCGTGGCGCACAATGTTGCGTTCGTGCCGGGCGGGCCGTTCTATGCCAGCGAGGCCCAGGCCAGCACGCTGCGGCTGTCGTTTGTCACCGTGCCGCCTGCGCAGATCGACGATGGCGTGGCCCGTCTGGCCAAATTGATTCAAGCCCGCCTGTAA
- a CDS encoding PLP-dependent aminotransferase family protein, translating to MSVPLDLIPAPHDASPLTLVEQLVQWARRRIEERVFRPGMRMPSIRTLALDKGVSRFTVVEAYERLVAQGYLDSRRGSGFFVRERLSAPAPGEPRQVADATGASDTLDVVWLLRNMLQTSTRPEKGPGLGYLPSRWLDGELITGALRTLGRQSGAQLLGFGTPQGFLPLRQQLQTRLEEREIGASAEQIVLVSGITQAIDLIARLYVQPGDAVIVGDPAWFQMFGRFASQGARLIGMPYTPDGPDLDALEMLVQTWRPRMLVINSVLHNPTGTSLSAAQAFRILQLAETYDFIVVEDDIYGDLCPPGYPATRLASLDQLRRVIYLGSFSKTLAANLRVGFIACSPMVAKAVADQKMLVGMTTPELNERVLYRILTEGHYRRHVERLRSRLDGVRDKAARMLEKAGLKLFLTPGAGMFLWADTGVDSDALAASAHEAGFLLTPGSLFSPQQSPTTRMRFNVANCGDPGLPVFLGQYLERVIRRAS from the coding sequence ATGTCCGTTCCACTTGATCTGATTCCCGCTCCTCATGACGCTTCGCCGCTGACACTGGTTGAGCAACTGGTGCAATGGGCGCGCCGCCGCATCGAAGAGCGGGTGTTTCGTCCTGGCATGCGCATGCCGTCGATCCGCACGCTGGCGCTGGATAAAGGCGTCTCGCGCTTCACCGTGGTGGAGGCCTATGAAAGGCTGGTGGCCCAGGGGTATCTGGATTCACGCCGCGGTTCGGGCTTCTTTGTGCGTGAGCGGCTTTCTGCCCCCGCGCCAGGCGAGCCGCGCCAGGTGGCCGACGCCACGGGGGCCTCGGATACGCTCGATGTGGTCTGGCTGTTGCGCAATATGTTGCAGACTTCGACGCGGCCGGAAAAAGGCCCTGGGCTTGGCTATCTGCCCAGCCGCTGGCTGGACGGCGAACTGATTACCGGCGCGCTGCGCACGCTGGGGCGTCAAAGCGGAGCGCAACTGCTGGGCTTTGGCACTCCGCAAGGGTTTTTGCCGTTACGCCAGCAATTGCAAACCCGGCTCGAAGAGCGGGAAATCGGTGCCTCGGCCGAGCAGATCGTGCTGGTTTCCGGCATCACTCAAGCCATCGACCTGATCGCACGCCTCTATGTGCAGCCTGGCGACGCGGTGATCGTGGGCGACCCAGCCTGGTTCCAGATGTTCGGGCGCTTCGCCTCGCAAGGCGCGCGTCTGATTGGCATGCCATATACGCCCGACGGCCCCGATCTGGATGCGCTCGAAATGCTGGTGCAGACCTGGCGGCCCAGGATGCTGGTGATCAATTCGGTGCTGCATAACCCGACCGGCACCTCGCTGAGCGCGGCCCAGGCGTTTCGCATCCTGCAACTGGCCGAGACTTACGATTTCATCGTGGTCGAAGACGATATCTACGGCGACCTGTGCCCGCCTGGCTATCCAGCGACCCGGCTGGCGAGCCTGGACCAGTTGCGGCGGGTGATTTATCTGGGCAGCTTTTCAAAGACTCTGGCAGCCAATTTGCGGGTGGGGTTTATCGCCTGCTCACCCATGGTGGCGAAGGCCGTTGCAGATCAAAAAATGCTGGTTGGCATGACAACCCCCGAGCTGAACGAGCGCGTGCTGTACCGGATTCTCACGGAAGGCCATTACCGGCGTCACGTCGAACGGCTGCGCTCGCGGCTTGATGGCGTGCGCGACAAGGCAGCAAGGATGCTGGAGAAAGCCGGCCTCAAGCTGTTTCTGACGCCAGGCGCGGGGATGTTTCTATGGGCCGATACTGGGGTTGATTCTGATGCACTGGCCGCGAGCGCCCATGAGGCGGGTTTTCTACTCACGCCAGGCAGCCTCTTTTCACCGCAGCAGTCGCCCACGACACGCATGCGCTTTAACGTTGCAAATTGCGGCGACCCGGGGCTGCCGGTGTTTTTGGGGCAATACCTTGAGCGCGTGATCCGGCGCGCCTCTTGA